Proteins co-encoded in one Spirosoma endbachense genomic window:
- a CDS encoding CTP synthase: protein MAATGPKSAKYIFVTGGVTSSLGKGIIASSLAKLLQSRGLTVTIQKFDPYINIDPGTLNPYEHGECYVTDDGAETDLDLGHYERFLNRPTSQANNITTGRIYNNVITRERRGDFLGKTVQVVPHITDEIKRNIKLLGETGEYDIVITEIGGCVGDIESLPFVEAVRQLKFELGEKDTLVIHLTLVPYLQSAGELKTKPTQHSVRMLLENGVQPDIIACRTEHPLPQDIRRKIAQFCNVQVSSVIEAIDAETIYDVPLLMQKERLDQRALYMLDLYNDKDADLDAWKAFLGRLKNPGDTIKIGLVGKYVELHDAYKSIAESFIHAGASNECKVQLEWIQSETLVDEHHCAETLRHLDGVLVAPGFGERGIDGKINAVRFVRENNIPFLGICLGMQMAVIEYARNVMGIEDAHSTEMEPHTKHPVISMMEEQKTITDKGGTMRLGAYTCKLKRDSLAHQIYGKTQISERHRHRYEFNNDYLDRFEKAGLRPTGINPDTGLVEIVELNSHPWFVGVQFHPELKSTVMNPHPLFVQFVKAALAYNQQKRLTPAPVETAEVVD, encoded by the coding sequence ATGGCGGCTACGGGACCAAAATCCGCGAAATATATTTTTGTTACGGGCGGGGTAACTTCATCACTTGGCAAAGGCATCATTGCCTCTTCACTGGCCAAACTTCTTCAATCACGGGGGCTTACGGTAACGATCCAGAAATTCGATCCTTACATCAATATTGACCCCGGCACGCTGAATCCATACGAACATGGCGAATGCTATGTCACCGACGACGGGGCTGAAACAGACCTTGACCTCGGCCACTACGAGCGGTTTCTCAATCGTCCAACATCGCAGGCAAATAACATCACCACCGGGCGAATCTACAATAACGTGATTACCCGCGAACGGCGGGGTGATTTCCTGGGGAAAACGGTTCAGGTAGTGCCACACATCACCGACGAAATCAAGCGCAACATTAAGTTATTGGGCGAAACAGGTGAGTACGACATCGTAATTACTGAAATTGGGGGTTGTGTGGGCGACATCGAATCGTTGCCTTTTGTAGAAGCTGTCCGGCAGTTGAAGTTCGAACTGGGCGAAAAAGATACACTCGTTATTCACCTGACGCTGGTGCCTTATCTGCAATCGGCGGGCGAACTGAAAACAAAGCCAACGCAGCACTCAGTCCGGATGCTGCTCGAAAACGGGGTTCAGCCCGACATCATTGCCTGCCGCACCGAACACCCACTTCCTCAGGATATTCGCCGGAAAATTGCGCAATTCTGTAATGTGCAGGTTAGCTCAGTCATTGAAGCGATTGATGCCGAAACGATCTACGATGTGCCGCTGCTGATGCAAAAGGAACGGCTGGATCAGCGTGCGTTGTATATGCTTGATCTGTATAACGACAAAGACGCGGATCTGGATGCCTGGAAGGCTTTTCTGGGACGGCTAAAAAATCCGGGTGATACCATAAAGATTGGTCTGGTTGGGAAGTATGTAGAATTGCATGATGCCTACAAATCAATTGCTGAATCGTTTATTCATGCCGGAGCGTCGAATGAGTGTAAGGTTCAACTGGAGTGGATTCAGTCAGAGACGCTGGTCGATGAGCATCATTGTGCTGAAACATTGCGCCATTTAGATGGTGTACTGGTTGCCCCTGGTTTTGGGGAGCGGGGTATCGATGGTAAAATCAATGCCGTACGGTTTGTTCGCGAGAACAATATTCCATTCCTCGGTATTTGCCTGGGAATGCAAATGGCCGTTATTGAGTACGCCCGTAATGTGATGGGTATCGAAGATGCCCATTCGACCGAAATGGAACCGCATACGAAACACCCGGTTATCAGCATGATGGAAGAGCAGAAAACCATCACCGACAAAGGGGGAACGATGCGTTTGGGCGCATACACCTGCAAACTGAAGCGCGATTCACTGGCTCACCAGATCTATGGAAAAACGCAGATCAGCGAACGGCACCGCCATCGCTATGAGTTCAATAACGATTACCTGGATCGATTCGAGAAGGCAGGACTTCGGCCAACAGGGATCAATCCTGATACGGGACTGGTCGAAATTGTTGAGCTAAATAGTCATCCCTGGTTTGTGGGCGTACAATTCCATCCGGAGCTAAAAAGCACGGTCATGAATCCACATCCGCTGTTTGTCCAGTTTGTTAAGGCCGCCCTTGCATACAACCAGCAGAAACGCCTTACGCCCGCTCCTGTAGAAACCGCTGAGGTGGTTGATTAA